The following proteins are co-located in the Sciurus carolinensis unplaced genomic scaffold, mSciCar1.2, whole genome shotgun sequence genome:
- the LOC124973975 gene encoding testis-expressed protein 38-like produces MNASTFIYSPLLYWINMQKHHGINSAIQIDPPTAVTFSEMKDHTPDCLWDSDTPEVRDYGLRGSMCRAETPVAMQAALVVSGQPASNQMPQHQTTSPFPILIFQEIPFSPPLHKMPPMLEHTVSYPLDIYPERNVYYHSLPTLALE; encoded by the coding sequence ATGAATGCTTCCACCTTCATTTACAGTCCACTCTTGTACTGGATCAATATGCAGAAACACCACGGTATCAATTCAGCTATTCAAATAGAccctcccacagctgttaccttcagtgagatgaaagaccataCTCCAGATTGTCTGTGGGATTCAGACACCCCTGAAGTCAGGGAttatggcctcagaggcagcatgtGCAGGGCAGAGACCCCTGTTGCTATGCAAGCTGCTCTGGTGGTCTCAGGGCAGCCCGCATCTAATCAGATGCCACAGCACCAGACCACATCCCCATTCCCGATCCTCATCTTTCAGGAGATAcccttttccccacccctccacaaaatgcctcccatGTTGGAACACACTGTCTCCTACCCGCTGGACATCTATCCTGAAAGGAACGTCTactaccattcccttcccacactggccctggaatgA